Below is a window of Chryseobacterium indicum DNA.
CTCCCGCCACCAATTCGTAGATCAGTCCGCAGGTTGCGATGACAAACACCGAAAACATCAACAGCAGTTCAAGAGGAATCCTCTTTTTATCCATGAATCGCTGCGCTTATGATCATTGATATCCCGATGATGAATGCTCCGAAAATAATCGCCAAAGCGGTATTTTTATTGTGAGCGATTTCGTGCCATGTTTTTTCCGGCGTTATTTTTTCAATGATTAAATAACAAACCAGCAATATGACTATTCCCAGAAAGGAATAAATCACTGAATTGATGACCGGTAAAAAGTTGATCTGATCCATAGCTTATATTTTTTATTTGTGATAGTATCTGTAATAGCCCACTCCGGAAGAGTGATGTCTTCGCGTTGTTCCGTCTCTGTATGTTTCCGTTTTCTCGCAGTCGCAGAATTGGTTGCCGTCAAAAGTGAGATAAGTAAACCAGCCGACAAAAAATACTCCGATGAGACAGAGAATCCAGTGTTCTTTTATGTAATTAATAATAGTTTCCATCGTTTATGAGTAGGTGTAAGGTGAATTTGAACTGTTGAACCATTTTGATCTTTCGAAAGATTTTCTTCCGAACCAGACTGCTGCGACAAACCCGATGATAAACAAAAGAACAAACACAAAATTCCTGAAGGAAACAGGAAGCCATTCTGCCTTAATTTTAACCGATTTATTTTCGCTGACTGCAGATGTAGTGGTTCCGGCTGCAAGATTGGTATTCAAAAGAGAGTCGATATCCGCTTTTCCCAAAGTCTGATGAATAAATCGTCCGAGACTGCTTACTGTGTCTTCCTTAATCATTTTTGAGCTTCCGAAAGCCGTTGTTTCCATCGTACTGTTGTTGGTAACGTTAATGGTTCCGTTGTTATCTCGTGATAAGGTTAAACTTCCGTCCTGAGTTGCATAATAAGAAGGTGGAGTTTCCTTTGGAGTTTCCTGTTTTTCTGCTGAAATTGTAAAGTGGTATTTTCCGGGAGCAACTCCGCAGAAATTAAAACTTTCATTCCTTCTTCCTTCGCTCCAGTTTTCACCGTCTTCATACCCATGATATTCTTCAATATCTTTAGAAGCATAAACTATTTCGTTGGTTTTCTCATTAACCAGACCAAGACCGACATTTGCCCAGGAATTATCCACATTGGAATATACCTCAACTTTTAACGGGGCAGAACCGCCTGATAAATCAAAGCTTTTACTAACCATTTCTTTATTGCGGACATCTGCAAAATTAATTTCCTGCTCAAAAACCGATTTATTGGTTCTCGTCCCGACTACATACAATTGGATCAGACTAATTAGTAATGCCGAAACCGCCATAATATTAATGGTGTGCTTTACATTTACATAAAATGGCTGAACAATTCCTATTCCTGAATAATTGGGAAGATTTGAAATCCCAAACGCTTTTTTTACTTTATATTTTGAGATATGTTTGCCAAAGAAGAATTCACTTTTACCTTTAGAGTGTTCATGCGAAATCATCTGAGTCGCATTCACGTACTCTTTGTATGTTGCCAGTCCGAAATCCAGTTTATCTTCAAAAAAACCTGCTGCAGAATGAATGGTGCATTCTGTAGTTTCATACCAGCGGAAATTTCTTCCATGCAGTTCCATTGCTTTTCCGTTCAGTTTTTTCTTTACATCCATTGCATTAATGGTATGAAGAAAAGTCCAATGACCATCGCTCTCACTTAAAAAAGCATCTTCTCCTTTTGTATCTTTTAAATAATATTCTCTCCAAAAAATACTGGTTCCGTATTTGCGGATGATAATTCCGGTGACGGTATATTCTGTATTGTCGATGATTCCTTTCTGTCCGATATCCAATACAACATTTT
It encodes the following:
- a CDS encoding DUF350 domain-containing protein translates to MDQINFLPVINSVIYSFLGIVILLVCYLIIEKITPEKTWHEIAHNKNTALAIIFGAFIIGISMIISAAIHG
- a CDS encoding DUF4178 domain-containing protein yields the protein MFYVCPACESGNKLDLTFDIKEYVCNTCSYLIDVENNKHQKHIKVPTENVVLDIGQKGIIDNTEYTVTGIIIRKYGTSIFWREYYLKDTKGEDAFLSESDGHWTFLHTINAMDVKKKLNGKAMELHGRNFRWYETTECTIHSAAGFFEDKLDFGLATYKEYVNATQMISHEHSKGKSEFFFGKHISKYKVKKAFGISNLPNYSGIGIVQPFYVNVKHTINIMAVSALLISLIQLYVVGTRTNKSVFEQEINFADVRNKEMVSKSFDLSGGSAPLKVEVYSNVDNSWANVGLGLVNEKTNEIVYASKDIEEYHGYEDGENWSEGRRNESFNFCGVAPGKYHFTISAEKQETPKETPPSYYATQDGSLTLSRDNNGTINVTNNSTMETTAFGSSKMIKEDTVSSLGRFIHQTLGKADIDSLLNTNLAAGTTTSAVSENKSVKIKAEWLPVSFRNFVFVLLFIIGFVAAVWFGRKSFERSKWFNSSNSPYTYS